TGCATCTTTCGGCAAGGGGAACGGGTGACAGGGGAAGGGACAAATCACAAAAGAAGTATTCAAGTTGGTCTCGGAAATCTGCGAAACCCCCGTACCACCAATAGGAAGGGAACGTTCCCAGGCAATTGTTATGATGCGAGCCAAAACCAGAAGTTTGGTGCGTTTAGAAGAGCTTTAAGAAGAaggttttcccatttccatttcgttaaCCACCTTTTGCTAGCGACAGAAACTGTGCCACAAATCTTCCCATGGTGCGGTGGCTCAGCCTACCGTTGACGCGAGAATTTCACGCGATTCATTCGCTTTTCGCGCACATCGCCACAAGACTTGGACATCTTGCGCCACAGTACAGCAATAACCGGtcagtttatttttgtatttctgtgtgtgtatgttgtttctttttttttagcgatGTTCAACTTTGATTGCTATCCGTTTCTAAAATTAAGCTCgcttgttttaaaaaaaaaagaccttAAACTCCGCGATCTTGTGCTGGGGGATGCTATTTTTATACTCGTTGGTTCGTAAATTTACACCGCCATGAATTCAACTCATTCAACCAGTTGACGCTTGATATACTGCACGAACCTCGacatacaataaaacaacaccgaTCAAGTAAATTGACACCGCCTGGAGGTCTTGGAAGCGTTCGAACGAGAGGTGCGGGAGAtacgcaaatgaaaacaaaaaaatactaagATCGATTGTGGTCGACCCACCGATGGGGCGTCATAAACGCACCTGTTTCATCGCGCAACGATGATAAGCGGTTGTCAATGAAATGTCGACACTAATGACGAGCCGCCATCCGCCTTAGTGTACGGTGGTTGGTTAGTAATCGACTTCAATTATCTGCTATCAAGCCGATGGCCACCGTGTTATGTATGGTGGTGATGATACCGCAATTATGCATGCCAGGTTGTAGGCTGGCGAAGTATCAGCAGCAATAGGAGGTTTGTCTAACGACGTCCACTCCGTTGAATTGTGGGATGATTTATCATCTCGCATCGTGTGGAAAAATGTTCACCTTACATCGATGTATCGTTTCGTTTAGCGATGGAAGATGTCACGTCCATCGTGACGTCCTTGGAACTTTATCGCCGCGAAACAGGAAGGAAGATCCTCGAACGGACGCCTCGCGCACGATAaccgtgtgcatgtgttctACGCCAGTGAAGCTCGCGCTCTTCAAGGATAGGgtgtgttctgtttgtttaggGATTGCCACGGTAATCTTGCCGATGAAGGTGTGCtatcaagcaaacaaacgatcatCGAAAACCGATCCCACATGCATCGAAAAAGCGGGTTAAGGCAACGCGAGCTTTGATTCAGGGTGTGCTGTACATCTTTCGCCAGCGTGTCATTCATAGCATGTCGTGTTGTTCGTTTGCAGTTCGTTATTGCTGCGCTGGCCGCCGTTGCTGTCGCCCAGAACCCGGACGCTGATGCACAGATCCTGAGCTCCGACAGCGCCGTCAACCCGGACGGTTCGTACGCCTGGAACTACGAGACGAGCAACGGTATCCGTGCGCAGGAGGAAGGTGTCGGTGGCCAGTCGGCGCAGGGTTCTGCCTCGTGGACGGACCGTGACGGTACGCCCATCCAGCTGACGTACGTTGCGGACGAGAACGGGTTCCAGCCGCGTGGTGACCATCTGCCCCGCGAAAGCCCAGTGCCGGCCCATGTCCTGAAGACGCTCGAGTTCATCCGTGCCAACCCGCCCAAGGATGATCCGAACTTTAACATTCAGGCTTTGGAGGCTGAAATTGCCAGACTGCAGGCCATCCAGTAAGGTGGGCAAACAGCTCGGAAGAGACACTATTCTTCATCAGTCATCGGGAAGCGGAGAGATAGTTAGAGGGAGCGGAAGATAAAGCGAACAAGTAGACAGTAACAGAGCGAAAGAGGGAGGGAGAGTGTGTGAGGGAACGCACTGACGCGTGCGGATTAGCAATAGAACGAGATTTTGTGAAGGCGTTTTCGCTGTGACCTGTGCACATACTCATGCAGCAACACTAGAACAGAAGCACACGGACCAAGCGGTCCCGATCAGCGGCCTACCCGAAACAGTATTGCCAAGATAATCGATGCGAGGGGAAAGCGAAAACGAGGTGAGAAGAGGCATAGGAACACACTCCAAGAAATAGCCACactacacactcacacacacacattacacaCACTATAAGCAGCAACGAAAGGGAAAGGCAACCATACAACCGGAAGGCAAAGCCACAAACGAACCATCAGACGTAAGGGAGCAAAACCACGGCATCCCTTTTATAATTCTCTTACACCACTACTTACTGCGAAGCTGTAATACTTTTGTACATAATTTTGACTAGTTCATTTACAAAcgtctgtaaaaaaaatccaatgtGCTGTGTTTCATTACTTTTTTGCGCTTTTTGCTAAACTTTTCTTTGACTAtttttctcttgctgttgGATCTTATCaatttctaaaatatttttttgcgaaaaaaaatttcttctttaagaagaagaaagtaaaTTCAATGTGTCCATAATGTAGTGCACGTCACTGAGCGTGCTGTCCGCTGCAAATGCCACAGATCTGATGATCGTGATCAACGTGTGTTGCCCAACACACCCCGCCTAAGGTTAGAGGTCGCCTGTTCGGAGGCACCACAGTTGAAGCGGTATCTCTAGCAAAACCATGAAAGTGATGCGTTAAACGCATCCCGCCGCATTGCCAAGCATAGAAAAAATCCCACTCCAAGCGAGGGAGGAACAAACCAGCGAGAAATATAACCGTAGACGTGAGCGCAATGATCAAACTCTGCCTTTGCGGTATCTTGCCGGCAGCATCATTGAAAAAAGAATCACCAAAACCGAAagagtgaaagaaaatgggAGGAAAGAAAGGGAATGCGTGCTAAGGATGGGGTTGAATGGCCAAGATGGAGAGAATTTTGCATGTTACCAGCGTGTCTGCCTAACGTTTGCGATCGTTTGATTGGTGCTTGGAAACAtaggaagagaagaaaagacgGAGTAGAGCAAAGATCACACCAACAGATCAAGGTAGACGATCAAACGAAAGGGAAATTCAGAAGGTAAGACGATCGCTGTTCGCGAAAGATAGTATCGTGATGACATAACCTGCAAAGGTGCCTGGCGTACAGACGATAATATTTTCAGCAGTAGTTCAGAGGAGCTTTGAAGGGTAAGCTTTAAGGCAGAGCTTCGTGCGCAAGATGCATTCGTCATCGTCATTACAATCGTGACAAGGCGTGATCATCTCCGAGCGATACAGCTGATTGTACATCCCTTTCAAGCACTTTTAGCAATTGTGCTGGTTGAAATTCTCGGTTGACAGGACCAGGTCCGGACTAAATGCTGGGCTGACCATAGATTTATAAACAGTATTCCTAGAAAGACCATAAGGATATTCTttaaaaaagtgatattttgaaattgtttgacGGTGGAGCAGCCTGGTAGATTAGCGATCGCGATGTCTATCTAAATACGGTAGGATTACCAAATTTCATAAGGACAATTACTCCATTCACAAGTTCAAATATTGAGCTTATGAGACCTTTACCTTTACACTACTAATCTTTTAAATGGCTAGCTAAGAtacaaaaatcaaaagaaagaaTTCTCACGCAATGAGCTACAACTATGAAAGTTACCCTAGAAAGTGGGTTAAGACTAAGATTAATCTTTAGGATCTTCATAGTAAAAATGTATTACTCtgtgttgctgatgatgaggTTGCATGCTTGGTACggagtaataaaaaaacaaaactatcaatttaaacttcaaaatttgcaTTCTCTCCCAAATGTCCGCCACGCGACCAAATCTGGTATCATGCCGCTAGTACTACATCTGTCATCGACCTTTGCCATAACAAAGTACCAAAAGCACCGATCgttttttggcaaatttgtCTTATCTTTGCGAGaattgataaagaaaaatatcagTCGACATCGCACTACGTCCAACAGGCGAACGAGTAAAAATGCCCTCCAGAACCGGTTTACTGACGGCGGTCCAATTGGCCAACATTGCCAAAACTCTATCCGCTACACGGCCCTACGCGTTGAGCACACTGTACCTACAGTTTCATCCGCAAGTGGCCGCCAACGTAAGTTGTCCCCTGGCGTTTGGTCGATTTGTGGCTAGTGTGTACCAATCTTCCGTCACTTGGCTAGGTTCCGAGGTGGACCTTCGCATTGTGACTGGATCGCTACGTTCCAGTGGTGCCAGTTTCGAATCGTTTGCTAAAAGAACACGACCCGCAGCGGTAGATTATCTGTTCTACGACTACGCATTAAGTTCGTCCAGTTCCGGTTGTGAAAAACGGCTCGCCGAGCGGTATCCGGGGGTGAAGGTGGTTGAACTGGATGCGCTCAGTGTGGAGCAGCTATCACTACCACCCGGGTTGGATACCTCTTTGCAAACGTATCGCAATGTGGTGTTGGGGGGTACGTTCGATCGGATTCACGCCGGTCATAAAGTGCTGCTCACTCAAGCGGTTCTGCTGGCAATGGAACGAGTCGTCGTCGGAGTTACAGACGGTGCTATGATAAAGAGCAAAAAATTGCATGAACTAATACTGCCGGCCGCACAACGGATAAAGCATGTAAAGGAGTTTTTGGAAGACATCGATCCGTTTCTAAACTACGAAGTCGTTCCTATTTTGGATCCTTTTGGGCCCACTGCTACTGATCCAAATATGGATGTAAGTTGATGCTTCTGTTCAATCTACTGCAAGAAGAAAATAGGATTCGCATTTCGTTAaacagttttcatttcttccagcTAATTGTGGTAAGTACTGAAACGGCTCGTGGTGGCGCGAAGGTGAACGAACTGCGTGAAAACAACGGATTGAATCAGCTAGAAGTGTACACGATCGAACTACTCGACGACGAAAGCACAATCGAAGACAAAGAGGATAAAATCAGTTCCAGCAACCAGCGGATGGATCTGCTTGGAACGCGATTACGACCCCGAAAACCCGCACCGACACATATCCCGGCGAAACCTTACATCATCGGTATGATTGGTGGAATCGCTGCTGGGAAAAGCAAAATGCTTGAACGATTCCAAGACTTTGGTGCCGGCATTATTGACTGTGATAAGATTGGCCATCAGCTGTACGAACCGGGTGAAGAATGCTACCAACAGGTGGTGACCACATTTGGGCAGGAAATTCTTCATCCGGATGGTACAATAAATCGAAAGGCACTTGGCGCAATTGTGTTCGCCGACCAGAGCAAACTAGAACAGTTGAATCAGATTATGTGGAAAGCTATTGCGAAACGAGCGAATGAGAAAATCCGTACACTTCACGAGCAACACGGAAAGGAGGTAATTGTGATGGAGGCAGCAGTAATGCTTCGTGCCGGGTGGCAGAACAATTGCCACGAAATTTGGTCATGCATCGTTCCGCGAGAAGAAGCCATTCGAAGGTTGATGGAACGTAACCAGCTCGAGGAGCAGGAAGCAATACGGCGCGTAGACATGCAACCGACGAGTAATGAAGAGATGGTGCAACATTCGGACATTGTGTTCTGTACCTTGTGGAGTTACGAGTATTCGCAGCAACAAGCGGAGAAAGCGTGGGCTATCGTTCAGCAGGAACTGAAACCGAAACTTTAAATACAAACGAAATGATATTGCTATAAATTGTATATTAGCGGTACAAATTGGCCTTGGTTGTTTACCTTACATTTTATGGAATATTGGTAATATTTTACTCGCTTAGGGGACTTAAGGTTAGGAGGGGTAATAAATCGAATTCTAATGACTAACCACTATATTGGCACGCTCCACAATTTTTTACATGCAGGACAATTTGTTAGTCGACGAAGATACTTTTTCAAACAATCTTTGTGCAGAATCTGCGGGCAGGATGCACAACGAACACCCTGTAATAGGAAGAGAACAATATTTGTTACAGAAGTTCAAACGAATGCTCACATAACTTACATAGAATATAGTGACGTTGCAAAGACAGCAGCGCGTTATAATATCGGCGTAGTTTTTGCTCAGGTACTTTTCAAATTCTACGACCGATTTCGGTCCAAAATGAAACTTATCATTCAGCACTAGAAAGTAACCCAATTCTTCCCATTCGTTCAGCAACTGTTCTGCGCGTGTCTTAGGAAGGGGTTTTATCGTCTCACTCGCGGTGTCATTGGTAAGATTGAGACAGTTTATAGTGGTCAGCGTGTGATCCTCGCTCAACGTAAGCTCACGTAGCACTACACGAAAGAAATGAAGTTCCGGTGCAGTGTAGACATTCTGATGCAGATCGATCGGTGACTCTTGCAGATTGACAAACACGTAAAAGTCACTATCGAGTAGTTCGAAGTGTGAGTAAACAATCCTCTGATCAAATTGATGGATGCGTTCATTGATTTTGGCCACCACATCGGTGACATCCGTTTCGTTTGGAATGGTATCATCGTTGCCAtctgaaagaaacaaatcttCGTTAGAAACGTTTCGCTGTACCTACCCGGGCCGGTACTTACATCGGGCGTAGATACCTATGAGAATGTCGAGTGCAGTTTCCTTGCTTAATGTCCCGTGGTTCGAACAAGCTTGCAGAAATGCTCGATGCACATTGGTATATTCCATAGCGAACCAGTTCCTTTTATCACTACGTTTGACCAGTTCCTTTATCACTACGCTCTGAAACACCACTGCACTGTTTTGCCGCTCTTTTGAAACtgcagaaaacaacaaacgactGACAGCATTTGGCAGCAACTGACAGCATTGCCAAATGCCAAATGCCAACAACAACTGTCAATTGGAACAGCACGGAATCTGTCAAAGCAAAAGGCAGCAAAATATCTAAAAATCATCGTCATCTTCGTCGCGCTTTGTTGCCGAAAAAATAACTTCACCGGTCGCTCAGCAATTCCGTTCAACATTTGGTGGAAATCTTCCGCACTTTAGTTTATTTCGACTAATTCCGGGTGTTCCCGTGCATTTGCCACAGCATGGCAGTAAAGTCCATTAACGACGAGGGACATTTCCAGGCGGAATTGTCGGCCGCTGGTGGTAAGCTTGTCGTTGTCGATTTCACAGCGACCTGGTGCGGTCCGTGCCGCAACATTGCTCCACTGTTTGAGCAACTGCCGAGCAAATATCCGAAAGCCGTGTTCCTTAAGGTAGACGTAGACAAATGTTCCGATACGGCAGCGACTCAGGGGGTTTCCGCGATGCCAACTTTTATCTTCTACCGTGCCAGGGTAAAGCATCACAGTTGCGGACCATCAAGCAGACATGAACTAATGCGCAAATGTTTTCCTCATTGCAGACCAAAATCGATCGTCTACAGGGAGCAGACATAAATGGGCTCGAGGCAAAGATACAGAAACATTATGCGGCGAGTGCAGATGAATCCGGAGAAGACTACGGTCAGGGAATGGTAGGTAACGCAAGGTTGTACGCCCAATAGAAGCGAACCCACTTCTCATCATCAACATGTTCCCTTTACGTTGCAGCTTGATCTCAACACCTTTATCCAGAAGAATCAGTGTGAGTGCTTAAACGAAGCGGATGACCATCCGTGGACGAATGCGCTTACCGCAACCGGAGGCCATTTAGCGTCCGACTGTGATGAGCAGCTCATCATATCGATTACCTTCAACCAGGTGATAAAATTGCACTCGTTGAAAATCAAAGCACCTCCGACACACGGGCCTAAGAACATCAAGCTGTTTATTAATCAACCGCGCACGCTCGATTTTGATATGGCCGACTCGTACGTATCGGTGCAGGACCTGGAGGTCGATCCGAAAGATCTGGAAGCGGGAAATCCAATCAAGCTGCGGTTTGTCAAGTTCCAGAACGTGCAGAACATTCAGCTGTTCGTGAAGGACAATCAGTCCGGTGGCGAGACGACAATCATAGACCATCTGGCCTTCATCGGGCAACCGATAGCGACGACGAAGATGGACGATTTTCAGCGGGTGGCCGGAAAGAAGGGCGAAAGTCACTGAGCAAGTTAGGCCGCAGGAGCAAACcgcggttgtgtgtgtatgatcgGTTTCGGATATGCAACAAATCCTGCCCCGAAGTACGCGAGTGTTATGATGATATCGATCGTCGGTAAGCAAAGACGACTGACCTGTTTGCAATTCTTTTTCTCGTGAATCGAAAGTatgatttaataaaaaaaatataacacatACTTATTACTCTTTTGGTGCATAATCGTCTTTGATTTCTAGCATCCGGTATTTGGTCATGGTTAAGGGTTAATAACCATACAAGCGAGgtataaaataaatcctttcCCAAATCATGGATACCGGATGATTATCAGCCAAGGGTAAAGGAATGATCGACTGTTATCTTGCTGCTGTCAGGAGCATGCGAATTAATTATCCTGACTAACTGAGTATGAACAATTCAGCAAAGATGGTCAAGACCGAAACACGAACATGAAAGCGACCCCTATTGTCAATCATTACTGAGCGGACGAAGGGTTTTCGTCCTATCTGATAAGGTTCTGCACAATTCAAATCCAACGAAACCATATACAAGGGCACAATAGTGAAATCCGGGATGTTGCTATAAGTGTTGTTCAAACGTAAGAAGGATTTCGTTTAATTGAAATCATTTATATAAGctcaaatttaacaaataattacattttgaACCCCATGTTGCGCACATGCATTTATTCAAACCGTACGATTTCCTTGTTGGACTTATCGCTGGTATTGATTCAATCCATTGTACGCATTATATGTCACATCAAGCACACGTAATTTCATTTCGTGCACACTTAGAAGCCTTTGCCGTGCGCCAAAGCGCACGAAATCGAAACCGTACGGCAAACACCACGCTTTCAATTAACAACCATCACCACTTtacttggtttttgccttgTTCCTTGCTTTCACATTACGGTTATTGCTCGTTCGCTCATCATCACTAGGCAATTTTCGTTTT
This Anopheles marshallii chromosome 3, idAnoMarsDA_429_01, whole genome shotgun sequence DNA region includes the following protein-coding sequences:
- the LOC128714934 gene encoding pupal cuticle protein Edg-78E-like; translated protein: MFRVFVIAALAAVAVAQNPDADAQILSSDSAVNPDGSYAWNYETSNGIRAQEEGVGGQSAQGSASWTDRDGTPIQLTYVADENGFQPRGDHLPRESPVPAHVLKTLEFIRANPPKDDPNFNIQALEAEIARLQAIQ
- the LOC128714159 gene encoding bifunctional coenzyme A synthase — encoded protein: MPSRTGLLTAVQLANIAKTLSATRPYALSTLYLQFHPQVAANVSCPLAFGRFVASVYQSSVTWLGSEVDLRIVTGSLRSSGASFESFAKRTRPAAVDYLFYDYALSSSSSGCEKRLAERYPGVKVVELDALSVEQLSLPPGLDTSLQTYRNVVLGGTFDRIHAGHKVLLTQAVLLAMERVVVGVTDGAMIKSKKLHELILPAAQRIKHVKEFLEDIDPFLNYEVVPILDPFGPTATDPNMDLIVVSTETARGGAKVNELRENNGLNQLEVYTIELLDDESTIEDKEDKISSSNQRMDLLGTRLRPRKPAPTHIPAKPYIIGMIGGIAAGKSKMLERFQDFGAGIIDCDKIGHQLYEPGEECYQQVVTTFGQEILHPDGTINRKALGAIVFADQSKLEQLNQIMWKAIAKRANEKIRTLHEQHGKEVIVMEAAVMLRAGWQNNCHEIWSCIVPREEAIRRLMERNQLEEQEAIRRVDMQPTSNEEMVQHSDIVFCTLWSYEYSQQQAEKAWAIVQQELKPKL
- the LOC128714501 gene encoding non-structural maintenance of chromosomes element 1 homolog, yielding MEYTNVHRAFLQACSNHGTLSKETALDILIGIYARYGNDDTIPNETDVTDVVAKINERIHQFDQRIVYSHFELLDSDFYVFVNLQESPIDLHQNVYTAPELHFFRVVLRELTLSEDHTLTTINCLNLTNDTASETIKPLPKTRAEQLLNEWEELGYFLVLNDKFHFGPKSVVEFEKYLSKNYADIITRCCLCNVTIFYGVRCASCPQILHKDCLKKYLRRLTNCPACKKLWSVPI
- the LOC128716288 gene encoding thioredoxin-like protein 1, with protein sequence MAVKSINDEGHFQAELSAAGGKLVVVDFTATWCGPCRNIAPLFEQLPSKYPKAVFLKVDVDKCSDTAATQGVSAMPTFIFYRARTKIDRLQGADINGLEAKIQKHYAASADESGEDYGQGMLDLNTFIQKNQCECLNEADDHPWTNALTATGGHLASDCDEQLIISITFNQVIKLHSLKIKAPPTHGPKNIKLFINQPRTLDFDMADSYVSVQDLEVDPKDLEAGNPIKLRFVKFQNVQNIQLFVKDNQSGGETTIIDHLAFIGQPIATTKMDDFQRVAGKKGESH